GTGGTCAGCTTCGCCAGATGAACTGAAACTTCCCCGGTGTAGCCATCTTTGAACGCGGCGGAAGAAACCCTGAAGCTGCCGTCCGGCAATTCTTTGATCCATTGCGGAACGTTGACGATGCGCCGCCAAAGCAAATCATCATCATTGATGAGTGGAGGATTATTCTGTTCCGCCACACCCAAATCTACGCCGCCGCCAAAGATTCACCTTGTAACCAATGAGTCAACCGATGAAGGTCATTTTGTAAGTCGGCGGAAATAGAGCCTTCCGACATCTGGCCATCTTCATTCATCGTCAAGTATTCAATCTGCCCGTTGGGCAGAATTTCGATTTCCAATTCTCGTGATTCCAATTGAAATTCCACCTGAATGCCGCCACCCGGAACCGGAAAAACATCAGGTTGAGGTAAGTTGAAACTTGCGAGTTGGCGCAACAAGGCGGTTGCCTGTTCAATGGCCGGAGGTTGAACCGTACGACTGCCATAACTATCCCAATTTTCAGGCAGCTTGGACAGATCGGAAACCTTCATTTTCATTGCTTGAAACCAGGAAGGTTCAAGTGATTTTTCGGCTTGAGTAGTCATAAAGTAACTCTCTACACAAACTAGACAATCTAGGAAACCTAGGAAATACAATGGCAACTATAAACCCCGAACCAAACAAGTCAATCCGTAATTGAGACGAGGTGGCTGCTGTGTTAGCGTTTGGCCGCTTTCACATCTCACAATTTTCAACTTTTTGAGGTCCATCATGAAAAATCAAATTGTCCGTTTGATCGGATTATTTTGCGCGGTGTCGTTGTTGTCGGTTTCGGCGCTGGCGCAGGCCAAAGCGCAGCAAACGGCGCTGGATCGGTACATTGCCCAAAAGGATTCCGTTTACGCCTGGAAGCTGGTCAAAACGATTGAAGGCGCAGGGTATCGCGGGTATGTGCTGGAGCTGACTTCGCAAACCTGGCGCAGCGAAAAGGATGTGGATCGTCCGGTGTGGAAACACTGGCTGACCATCATCAAGCCGGAAAAAGTTGTCGGCAACAAAGCGCTGCTGTTCATCGGCGGAGGCAAAAACAGCGATCCGGCTCCGACGAAAGTTTCCGCCCGTTCGGAGAAAATTGCCCTCGAAACGAACACCGTCGTTGCAGATCTGGGGATGGTGCCGAATCAGCCGTTGTTCTTTACTGATTCCAAAGACAAAGGCCGTTCGGAAGACGATTTGATTGCTTACACGCGCGTCAAACATTTCACCACCAAAGATGATTTTTGGTTGGTGCGACTGGCAATGGTCAAAAGCGGCGTTCGCGCGATGGATGCAATTCAGGAATTTTTGGCCAGCGAAGCGGGCGGCAAAACCAAAATTGATCAGTTCGTGGTTGCCGGAGGTTCCAAGCGCGGCTGGACGACCTGGCTGGTTGGCGCAGTGGATAAACGTGTCGTGGCGATCATGCCGTTGGTGATTGACGCGCTGAATTCCGAAGCGATCACGCGGCATCATTTTGAAGCTTATGGGTTCTTTTCCTCGGCGCTCAACGATTACGTCAATCATGGATTGTTTCCGCA
This region of Acidobacteriota bacterium genomic DNA includes:
- a CDS encoding PhoPQ-activated pathogenicity-related family protein, translating into MKNQIVRLIGLFCAVSLLSVSALAQAKAQQTALDRYIAQKDSVYAWKLVKTIEGAGYRGYVLELTSQTWRSEKDVDRPVWKHWLTIIKPEKVVGNKALLFIGGGKNSDPAPTKVSARSEKIALETNTVVADLGMVPNQPLFFTDSKDKGRSEDDLIAYTRVKHFTTKDDFWLVRLAMVKSGVRAMDAIQEFLASEAGGKTKIDQFVVAGGSKRGWTTWLVGAVDKRVVAIMPLVIDALNSEAITRHHFEAYGFFSSALNDYVNHGLFPHKIGTPEYKAVLDIEDPYNYRHRASLKLPKFMINAAGDQYFLPDNSRFYYSELPEEKHIRYVPNAKHDLAGSDATESMIAFYQAILSGNPRPRFSWVKQKDGSLVVKPIDKPLQVNLWQATNPNARDFRLDVIGKAYTSTPLQAEKNGTYVGRVAKPEKGYTAFFIEMVYDTGGKYPFKFTTEVSVVPDVLPFKFEDAAKKYASTAPHK